A region from the Streptomyces lydicus genome encodes:
- a CDS encoding gamma-glutamylcyclotransferase family protein, with protein sequence MTTEPERLPFFVYGTLRPGEANHAWALRGRTTAEEPAHIGGALLYDGPGYPYATAGPAGAVVHGDLVLPRDTDYDEVRATLDRLEDYAPGDPANLYERVRTDAVCADGRTVRAWVYLAADRLAARLRATGTPIEGGDWPASRAAAG encoded by the coding sequence ATGACCACCGAGCCCGAGCGGCTGCCGTTCTTCGTCTACGGAACGCTGCGCCCCGGCGAGGCCAACCACGCCTGGGCCCTGCGCGGCCGGACCACGGCCGAGGAACCGGCCCACATCGGTGGCGCGCTGCTCTACGACGGCCCCGGATACCCGTACGCGACGGCCGGACCCGCCGGCGCGGTGGTCCACGGCGACCTCGTCCTGCCCCGCGACACCGACTACGACGAGGTGCGCGCCACCCTGGACCGGCTGGAGGACTACGCCCCCGGCGACCCGGCGAACCTGTACGAGCGGGTGCGCACCGATGCCGTGTGCGCGGACGGCAGGACCGTACGGGCCTGGGTCTACCTGGCCGCCGACCGCCTCGCCGCCCGGCTGCGCGCCACCGGCACCCCCATCGAGGGCGGCGACTGGCCGGCGTCGAGAGCGGCGGCCGGCTGA